CACGCATCCACAGGCTGGCGGCACAGGCACAGGTGCGCCACGCTCTGTGGCTGGGCTATGGCGTCGGCAAGGTAGGCGGCCACCACTGCGCAAAGGGCTGGCGAAGCCGTTGACGGCCCGGTGAGGGTGATATGAAAGTCATATTCTTCAAAGAGATATGGGTATCCCCAGGTGCGAAGGAGGGAGAGTTGCCGCCCGGTCAACCCTTTAGCTCTGCGTAGGAGTTCAGCTTCGGGCGCCGGCCTGCGCAGCGGTGCGAACACGCGTGTGGCTTCACCCGCCATATGGCGCAAGGCCGTCTGGGCTCTGCGCCCTGCCGCAGTGGCCGCATCCGGCATAAGCGCCAGAAAACCCCGGTGCTCCACTACCCGCAGAGGAGTGAG
The sequence above is a segment of the Desulfovibrio legallii genome. Coding sequences within it:
- a CDS encoding DUF1045 domain-containing protein, whose translation is MQYRYAVYYVPEEHSPLYSAGSALLGYDALRGQNVPAPSLPLPRDLPHNLSWDALVAEPMRYGLHATVVAPFFPLCDKEDALTDTLSLFCKRLAAVLTPLRVVEHRGFLALMPDAATAAGRRAQTALRHMAGEATRVFAPLRRPAPEAELLRRAKGLTGRQLSLLRTWGYPYLFEEYDFHITLTGPSTASPALCAVVAAYLADAIAQPQSVAHLCLCRQPVDACHEPGKPCTGRFRVLESFPLNSAGVQQ